The Paenibacillus sp. BIC5C1 DNA segment GAACGAATACGGGATATTACTGGCTTTGACCTGAATCATCCTCGTGAACAATTTGTCTGTCATTTGTGTCTTGTGTATTACTACATGAAGCAGGACAAACAAGAGGTGTAGGTCCTGCCAATCGGATACTTGCTTCTACAGCAAAATCAACAATGGATGATATGGTAGATATAGGTCGAAAAATAGCGAACTATGTCTTAAGGTGTAATTTAACATGACATAAATAGGAAACATTAGTGCACAATCGACAAACGGTTGTGCTTTTTTTTAGCTAAAAGGGACGTAGTTCGACGCTCGGATTCTAGGTAAAATAAGCACAATTACAAAGAAGAGACGGATAAACAGACAAGTTTTCAAGACTGGGCCGTCCACAGAGAACCGTAAAACAGCAAGTGAGACATCAGAGTTAAAGGGGTTGATCGATTGTTTGCTTACACGCTCCGAAGGCTGCTGCAGATGATTCCGGCGCTGATCGGCATTGTGGTGATTACCTTCATCCTGTCCCGTGTTCTTCCGGGAGATCCGGCCATTGTCATGGCTGGGGAACAGGCCACGGATGATGTTATTGCCAAAATCCGAATGGACATGGGATTGGACAAGCCATTATTTGTACAGTTTTTTAGTTACGTGGGACAGTTGCTTCAAGGGAATCTGGGATTCGCCTACCATACCGGCCATACGGTACTGAGTGATTTCGCTACCCGCTTTCCGGCAACCATTGAGCTGACGTTGGCTAGTGTGATTATAGCCATCTGTGTTGCGATTCCGGTAGGCATTATCGCTGCAACTCGAAAAGAGTCCTTTATCGACCACATCTCCAGGGTGTTCTCATTGATTGGAGCATGTGTACCGATTTTCTGGCTGGGACTGCTGTTTATTTACATCTTCTATTCCATCCTCGGCTGGGCTCCAGCTCCAATGGGGCGCATCAGCGGAGACCTCAATCCACCTACGCATATCACCGGATTGTATGTAGTAGACAGTCTGATGACCGGAGATATGGTTGCACTCAAAAGCAGTCTTGCCCATTTGCTGCTTCCGGCCATCTGTTTGAGTACAGGGACAATGGCGATTGTGGCGCGTATGACCAGATCCAGCATGCTGGAAGTCATCGGACAGGATTATGTGCGTACCGCACGAGCCAAGGGCTTGAGTGAGACTGCGGTCGTCGGCAAACACTCCCTGATTAATGCTCTAATCCCCACGTTGACCGTTCTTGGCCTTCAGTTTGGCGGATTACTCGGTGGTGCGGTAATCACGGAGACGATCTTTTCCTGGCCAGGCGTCGGCGGTTATGTCACAGATTCCATTCTGGCTGCCGATTATGCACCAATTCAGGCATTCACACTGGTAAGTGCCATACTGTTCAGTTTTATCA contains these protein-coding regions:
- a CDS encoding ABC transporter permease, producing MFAYTLRRLLQMIPALIGIVVITFILSRVLPGDPAIVMAGEQATDDVIAKIRMDMGLDKPLFVQFFSYVGQLLQGNLGFAYHTGHTVLSDFATRFPATIELTLASVIIAICVAIPVGIIAATRKESFIDHISRVFSLIGACVPIFWLGLLFIYIFYSILGWAPAPMGRISGDLNPPTHITGLYVVDSLMTGDMVALKSSLAHLLLPAICLSTGTMAIVARMTRSSMLEVIGQDYVRTARAKGLSETAVVGKHSLINALIPTLTVLGLQFGGLLGGAVITETIFSWPGVGGYVTDSILAADYAPIQAFTLVSAILFSFINLAVDLVYGLIDPRIRYE